The Streptomyces sp. A2-16 sequence CGCGCGGCCAGCGCCCGGCGGCGGGCCCGGCGGATGCGTCGCTCGTCCATTTCGCTCGGGGTGCGGTCGAGGGTGGCGATGTGCGCATCGAGCAGGTCGATGTCCGCGAGGATGACCGGCATTTCGCGGTCGATCGCGTCCAGCTCCGCATCCGTCGGCTCCATGTAGTCGGCGAACGCGGTAACAGCCTCCTGAACAGT is a genomic window containing:
- a CDS encoding DUF6284 family protein — translated: MEHIVTVQEAVTAFADYMEPTDAELDAIDREMPVILADIDLLDAHIATLDRTPSEMDERRIRRARRRALAARVDLINHTVTASGVGA